A window of Fusarium falciforme chromosome 1, complete sequence genomic DNA:
CCACTGCTGACTGACCTGGCCCCAGGCTAGAGAGACAAGTCAGCCTTAAGACGTCGAGGCTGCCTTGCCGCGCCGCGCGTGAGGTGGACGATCTGGACCCTGGACTGTATGGATGTAGAGACTGTTCAGCACAGCGCACAACTATGACACTATAGCTGTGCTGTTGGATAATTCAGGCTGTGTAGACTCGTCCTCTCACCCAATCTCCAGACACAGCTGAAGAATATtgccctccatcaccattTACCTGCATTACTCCACTCAGAGCCTCGCGCCCGCGTGCTAGACAGCACTAGCCTACTACTGTAAGGAGGGGGCCGCCCAACCTTGACCTACCTGCCGTTCCGTTTTCCTGGCTGAACTGTGATGCGACCGCCAACCTTGGACCTTTAACCGTCGTCACATCGTCTCTAATAACCCTCTCTCTATATTCTACACTCGCTTCCATTGCCACTTGatttcttcttattatacaACTGAGTCCCCCGCATCGGCCTTGGCGAACCCCGTCCCGTCTGCTGCTCCCCGATCCCGCACACCATCTGCTTAGTGGGTGGCCTAGCACAGCGACCGACGCATCTCGTCCTCTGCGTCCCTCTctgcctgctgctgctgctgctgctgagacTCTCATGCCCGCCGCATCCCCAAGTCGACAGCTATCGCGCCCGCTCTGGCTTCCTCGACACTGGCTCACGCTCTGCCCTCCGGCTCTGGCGTAGCGCCCGACGCTCTCGTCGCCCTCGGGGCTCAGCCAGCCGcccgctcccgctccgcTTCCGCCTTCGTCGCCGTCATCTCCCCCACCCGCAGCTCGACGACACCGCCGCTCCAACCGACCGGACCAGCACAAGTTCGCAATGCCTCCCAACATCCCCCTCCAGCAGCACAacgccatcatgtcggctCCCGCGAGTGTGAGGGTATCCGGCCCTCCCAATAGCAGCTTCCTCGTGGGCTACCCCGGCATCTCTGCGACTCTGGTATGTTCAATCTGGTGCTTACGCCCCGGAGCCTTCTCGCTCTGTTGCGCGACTGTGAATGTCTCCCGCACAAAGCTGACAAATTGACAAAGCCGCGCATCGAAGGAAAGGTCGAGATCCGTCCTGGCCAGGGCTACTCCATGCCCGTACCCATCTCCCTCGTTCGAATATGCCTTCAGCGCCGAGAAACCATCCACCCCGACGCCGACAGCCTCGCGAAACGACATCTCGGCGCCCCCCGACGGGAGACCACAGACCTCGTCGGCAAGGAGCAGCTTCTCTTTCGCTGCGCATCCGGGAGGGAGGCCGAAAAGGTCATCGCCATGGACCTCCCGTTTGTCCTCTTTATTCCCTACGGCCGCGGCGGAGAAGAGTCGAACCGACGCATCCCTCCAGCCTCTCTCCAGCTCCCGAGTCGAACCGCCGAGACATACTACGAACTCGTCGTCACGGTCCAGCAGGGCCACAGCAACCAGTACAAATACAGCTTCCCTATACCACTTCTGCGCTACGATACCCTCTCCACTTTTGGCATGTACAACAAACCCGAGTCCAAGCTCGTAACCAACGACAACATTGTCCACCTGGGCATCAACCTCCCACGATGGAGCTACGGCCCCAGCGACCCCATCACAGTATATATCAAGTTGTCACCCAACACCGACTGGCTGCACAAGGCAAAGCGAGTCACCATTGACAAGATCACCCTgaccatcgaggaggagattaCATACAACCCGGAGGGCGACGAACCCTCAAAGAAAGTGAACAAGATATCAAGACAGGTCCAGGTGGTCAAGACGAAAATACCTGAGGCAGGATATGCCACCAATATAGGCCTCAACTTTCCTTCAAAGGATTTGCGCGATCCAGATGGAATTATCAAGAGGGGGAAACCACAGTTCCCTCTCTACGAGGTCACATCATTTACCACCACCTCGACGCTCTACAAGATAGAATTTTATCTCAGCATCAAGGTATATGGGCTTTGCTCTTTTGTGTCGTCTCTGCTAACATTCCCAGGTCAATCTGAGCGGCGCTCGCGACGTGACCCTACGACAACCGATCGTCATCTGCCCCCTCGACCAACAAGCCTGCAAAGAAGAGATGGACGCCATCGAGCAAGCGGCCAAAGAAGCCTCGCACGTCGACCCCAATAACCCCATGCTACCCGCGCAGACCATTATCCTCGCCAACGACCGCGATTCATTACGAGCTCTGGGCCTTTGCATGGTGGGCGGACAAAAGAAGCCATTCATTGAGTGACGGAAATACGGGTTCCGAGATAGTCACCTTATAGCAGCCTCCAGAGCCGCACGCCACGTCCGCACGATGACGGAGAGACGCCTGCTGCGCCCCGTATATCGCTGCAGGCAGTGCCGCGTCGGAAGGAACAAATCTCCCGCGTCAGGAATTCCTCCGAGGCCGAACGTCACAGCACTCCGGCTTCGGGACTGGATCGCACCGGCAGCACGACAGATGGAAGCGGAGATGGACGGAGGCGACGGTTGGAGACGGTCCAGGGGGAGGCCAGGTCCGCCACTCGAAGTATACCCAGGGGCGTTTGCATTTCAGGGGTTTGGCGAAGATGGGATGGGGCTCTTATAATCGGGCATAGTTCATGGCGTTCCGGAGGACTACCTAGGAGGGAGGGGTTCTGGGCACAGGCAGTGGGCAAGTGCACGACAAGCAATGTTTAGTAGATGTCGATACGCAGTAGCGAGATGAATCAAGATGTATTGATGAAGGCGATGGGTTTGTTGGGTGATACTGTTAGCAAGGTGAGGGCTTGCGTCAAAATAGCGATAATGAGTTCGTGGAGGACGTTGATCCCATGGCGCACCTAGACGATTACAATAGGCTCGGAGCAAATTGTATTTACCAGTGTTGCATTTTAGGACACAAAGGCAACGTGAGTGACACCGAACGTCATGAGAACCGAACGACATGTCAGTGAAGAAAAGCAAAAAGAAGCCACCACGTTGTCAATCCAGAGGAGCACCGAGCACTGATAACCATCGAGACGGACGAGCAAGCAACTAAGAGAGCTACACTAGTGAGTCTGGGAATTGCTGAAAAgggcaaaaaaaaagatttgaATCGCTAGATGCTAACTGGAGGGTTCGAACCTCCGCGGTTTCCCACTGCGGGTTTGGTTTCTGATGATAACCTAAACACAGCGCCTTAACCACTCGGCCAAGTTAGCGATGATTCGTTGTGTGGCTTCGACAAAGTCCAGGTTAAGACGTCTCCTCGGTGAGATCAAGGTGGGGCGCGGGGCAGCAAGGCTTCACACATTCGCAGCCTCGCATGGAATTATTTCTTCAACTtacgtcttcttctcttcaaccaGACCGATACTATACTGATGACAGCATATCCCGAGGTCCTGCCCGAAATTCTCTGGATCACCGCGACTGTCTGAATAACCATCACAACCCACCTCAACTGCCCGTCATGGCttttgacgacgacgataacCCCACCGTCGCTACGCCGGTGAACGGCGCGAATGCTGCTGCTACGGAAGACGCCGACGAAGATGCGCCCGACTACAAGCTATTCCTCTCCATGTTTGACAAGGCCGGCGTCTCGGGAAAGGCGATCCGAAAGGGCGAAAAGGATTTTGAGTCGCATGGCACTCGCGCGCAGGACAACCTCCTCGAGCAGAGCCGCAAGGTCATGGACAACGTGCTGGGCTACACGAGGATACATCGCGAGGATGCCTGGGTGCGCGGCTGGTGCTTCCCAGACTGGTGGGCTGAGACTGAGCACTCTGGCGAGCGTGATGGTCTCTGGCTAAGGGACAGAGTCGTCATGGTCGAGCAGGAGCGCGGCAGCTGGCAGAAGGATATTGGGCGCGCAGTGCCCGGCAAGGTTGAGCGCCTTGGTGCGGGACGGCTTTGGCTTCTGCCTGAAGAAGCTCTCTACTTGGTTGAGAGAGGGACCGTGGACCTCTGGTGGCCGGAGCGACAATTGGAGGAGCTTCTGTCGAGTGACGGAACCCCAAGGACAGATCTAGGACCAGACAACTACGATGTTGGACTCCCGCTAAGTCTCGAGGCGGCATATTCAATCCTCATCGGCCATGAAGGCGAGAGGGGCAAGATCACATTGCCTCAGTTTCAAGTCTTTTCACACCTCAAGCGAGCAGGCTTCTACGTCCTACGGGCGCCGCCTTACGAGGCACCACCTCAGGCTCCAGCGTCAAAAACCCTCTGGCAGTGGCTGTTTTCCTTCTTTAGCTCGGGCGCCGCACCCTCAAGGCAGAAGCCATTGGGACCTCTTGTTCAGCCAGGCCTCTACCGTGCCTATAGGCCCATCTACGATCAACTCGCTATCCTCCCCCGTCATAAGCCGCTGCCTACACCTCCCACAATACACCCGCCGCAGGAACCATACCGGGTCTTCTGGCACGTGTGGAAGTCTGGCGGCGCACCTTTCTCCAAGAAGAACCCACCGCCGCCCGACTTCCGCATCGCCGTGGTCGACGCCGGTGACACATTCGTGCCGACcctggaggagattgaggcccTCCTGGAATCGACGCCTCACGACCCGCCCAACGAGGCGTGGAAGGGCCCCGGGCGGATGTATCAGCGCCTGAAGCACGGACACCGCAACGTGCTGGTGGCGATTGTGGACCGCGGCCTCGTCAACTTTATGAGGTTCGGCGAGGGGGCGTTTGGGGAGGAGAGGCTGTTTGAGAGGTTCGACAACAAGGGCGGGCAGAGGGGCGGCAAGAAGACGAGCCGCGGCGGAGGGAGGGGCAGAGGAGGCAGGGGCAGGGGTGGTGGTCGCGGACGAGGACGGGGACGGGGGGGCTAATAGGCCACACCTCTCAGGCTAATTTGTATCAGATAGATAGGGCGGAGGAACATGATACATCTGGCATCGCGCACGAATCGACGTGACAGATTGGATCTACCCAGGATGCATCGTGAACATGAAGCAAGTCATGCAAGATGAGCTGACGTGTGCCAAGTTTCGAGTGGTTGTGATGGGGTCTTGTTGGCTGTCGAGACACAAGTCATGGATGGCATCAGGCATTGCATACAAGTTGTCAGAACCAACAGTTGAACGTAAGCATCGTAAGGACATGTTGGTCCCTTGAACCCTCAAAAATAGAAGCATGTCGAGTTTGCGAGCGCATGTTGGCAGTATATGGATGCTAGTCAATGTTGACTCAACTCGCATGGATGAACAACTGGCATGTTGTCAACTGCACCTAGACAGGCATGTCCCACAATCGCCTCTGCATCAAGTTATGTGCGAATCAAAAAAGTAACATGGAACTAGGCATCACTTCGGCTATGAGCAGTAGCTCGTTCGCCAGAATGTCTCTCCCGAGTCCAACCAGTCGCGATCAAGCGTGCTACCCGGGAGTGAAGAGGTTGTACACGAGGGACGCACAAGTCATATCCTGCGCGCCCTTTTTGTTCATTTAATTGTTGCCTTGAACGGGCTCGGCGACACAGGACGGGAAAGGATGACCGAGAAAGGGGGTTACTACTACTGGCATGTTGCAGGAGGAACCCGCCGAGTCTGCAATGCAGTTTGTTGTTGTGGTACTCGGCAGGATAGTCATTCGCTCCCCTCACAATTTCGACAACTCACACCAAAACAGGGTAGCAACTGAGTGAATTAATTGGAAGTAGATGCGCATACTTTTTACTGCAAGTCCCTTACGAAACAAGGACCATgggaataaaaaaaagtatcaGTATGTTGAAATGAAGAAAGGATCAATGGCGTAAACCTTGCTCCCACGGCAGTAGACTTGGAAGACCCTCCCAAAGTGGAGAGCTCTGCGCGTGGACTTTTGACACTGTGTAGGACCGTCTGCCGGTTACCTGAGCTATTGAAACcgaaagaagaaataaatGGCAAGAgtgagagaaaaaaaagcttgCAGGGGTGTGTGGGAGATATGGGTCGATTTGTTCTGTTGGCGGCGCGCGCTCCCGCCTAACTAACTAAAAAAGAAGTCGACTCGACATCTGATTATCTTGTCGAGTCATGAGAGTCCCCTTCCATtgtctaaaagatattaggTAGAGAAGACAAAGAGATCCACTGTGAGAGTttcgagaaggaaaaaaacaaGGGCAGTTTGTTGGTAGGCAACCAACCAAAACCCCTTGTTCTGCAAGTCTGACAGACAGTATTATGGCTCTGTCGTAAGCACTTGTTGCATCAACACTTGTTCCTTCTCGCGATCTGTCCAACAAGATGCGAGTGCGGCGTGCGCGACATGATACTCGAGTAGGTGGTGGAGGTTACGAGTTTGTCTGTCCAGCTGGGCAACAAGAAAAGAACGTGGAGCCATTTTCCCCCTTCAGCTTTCTTTCTGTGCGCGCCTAACCCTTGCTTTGCCACTATGTATGTCCTGTATGTATGTACAACACTCGTGCAAAAAAAGAGTGCCCCCCATCTAGATCCAACCTCGGCAGTTTCGCGAGCGACGTTCAACAACGGGGACGAGAGTAAAGTTTTTGAGTTGTGTCGTGTGTCAAGAAGAGGCATTGACATTAGCTAAGGATTGAATGCCTTCGAAAGATCCCCAAGGGAGCAAGCAACGCACAAAAAGAGGATTCCTCATTGCTTGGACCGAAGGGCGTGTAGAATAAGGGCGTGCGCCCAAGGCCGGGGAATGGGAATGGATGTTTCTGGGTCCATGAAGTTGCGAGATTGCAAGCAAGATTTCTGGGCCCCACGGCAATTCGACACTTGTTGATTGGTTCCAAGAcagacagagagagagaggtgtGTGCTTTGGAATTGGACCACGGGCCTCGTTTCCTGTGATTGGTGTCGGCGGTCCAGTCGACGGGAGCGGACATGTCATCATAATCAGAAATGGGACTGCCACTGATGAACATCACTCGCTCGCTCGGTATTCATCACCCATCAGCACATGTTGATTTTCTTGATGCTCTACCTCTGTGAGCTGTGGCCGACACTGCCGAAGTCTTACTGTCGCACCAAAGCACAACCGGGTaagatgagagagagagagcatGACAAGTGCCTGACGGGGTGCATGACTTGTCCACCTATCCATCAGCTGAAAAGAATGCTGGGCCCAGACAGTGATGGAAGCTCGAGAGAAAGACAAGATACGGGCGCATAACCCAAAAGGGGTCATCCGGGCTTGAACTTGTATCGAGCCATGATGGTCACTCTTCAACCCAGGCCCGGGAAGAACCAAAGCTTGGCGCACGCACGTAATTCGTAATGAGTTTACGGGCGGTGCTAGGGGGGGAGTCATGGGGAGAGGGGCGGGTGTCGTTGGGGTCGATCATTCGCACTCTAGTGGTAGAGAACCGAGCCCATTGTATCACTCTCTGTATCGCTGTTGGGTTTCGCGCCCCGAACCCTGGTTCGATTTTTTCCATCGATCTCCTTTCGTATCCATCTCGTGGGTAAAAGGGCGGTGTCATGAGTTGTCAACTGGGGGGGGGGGGCGGGCAGGCAATCAATCTCCAATGTTGACAATACGAGAAGCAGAGACGTGAGTGGGAGGACGTGATTTTAAAAAACAATAAACAGAGTTTGAGGATAACCAAGGGGCCACCGCGTTTAGAGTTGCATCGACTCATCCAAGCACAGTAGCACCTTATctgaggttgagaagaaACCTACAGTGAGTCGAGAGCTtctgagagaaagagagtgCGCTGTTGGTCCAGGGAGAGGAGTGGGCCGAGCGTCATGCGGGAGTGGATCTAGAATGGCGCGCATGAGTTGGTTGACTGCGTCTATGTTTCATCTGACAATCAATATAAGATTCGAGGAGGGTGACAATGAAGAGAGGGCattgaagaagagagagcggGCAATGCATAAGAGATGCTTTCTTGTCTTCAAACAATGGAGGCACACTTGTTGACGGGGATTCCCTTTTTTGTTGTGGTagatggctggctggctggcttgtTCATCAGAGAGAGAGCACTAGTACCGACCTAGTGGACGCAATGATCAACCAAGGCGCCTgcacaagaacaagaacaggTGCTGTCAAGTTCAGTTCCCAAGTCGCGTCGGGTCGGTCCCGTCGCCAATCAACGTTGGCTTGTTGACGCAATAAACCAATGAGCAGCTTTCGACTCTGGTCTGAGAAATGGGGCAAAAAAAAGGCCGGAAAGTTGATGAGAAAGCTGTCCAAAAGTAGACCTAGCGCCGAAATGGGCAACAAgatgagaaagaagaagcaggacCAATCTCTGTGCTCCAAGTCAACTGATGATGGGAGGATGCTTTTTTCCTCCCTTGGAAACTAAAACACGTCCACCCCCTGGCGAGATTCGACAGAAAGTTACTCGACTCGGACTCGGAGGTTAGTACTTCCTGGCGGGCCACCCAAACTGCTGCTCGCTGGCTAGCCCATTTCCACAcaatccccatccccatccccccAATTCAATCAAACCTGGGCGCTTCTGCGATGGGTTGGGTACTATTACTTCTGTAGGTCTACAGTCCAGTAATGGATGGCAATGGCATGTCTTGGCTGAGGTGATTGTCGCTCACTCACTCGCTCGCTATCGCAAGTCGCAACCTAAGGCAAAATCTAAATGGACAAAATccacttcttttctttcttgccTCTGTTGCCCACACTCACCCTCCACACAATTTCCCTttcccttttccctctttttttccctcttccctGTCTCACTCGTCTCTATTTTATCTCTCCCCCCCACCAAAACCCAAAACACCCCCAATTTTTCCCTACCTATCCTTTTCTGCACCTCCAAACCCAACTCGAAATCCTTTTCCTTTCTATCCTCGCTCACTGGGCCGAGCTCGAATCTCTGACCCGGTCTATTAATAACATACCTGGCTGGCTGGTTGTACATCCACCATTCATTCACTAGCAGCCTCACCTTGCTAGACTTGGCTGCCTCGTAATCCGACGCGTTTCTTCTGGGTTCCGATAAATCTCGTCTTAGCTTCTTCCATCTCACTGCTGCGGCCCTTTGCCCCCCTCCATCCCCCCTTTGGTAGGTTGCCTTCCCATATCTGTCTGTCTCTCTGCCAAGTTGGACTGGGCTTATTGCCTTTAGCCCTGGACCACCCCCCGGCTCTAGATTCCAGAATCCAGATCCTCGGCCAACCAGGGTGTCTGTCCTCCATTCCTGATTCCCACCCCCGACACCTTTTTTGCATCTTCCTACCTTGCCTTACCTTGCCTTACCTTGCCTTTACCTTGTctgcctacctacctacctacctacctaggtactTGCCTACCTAAACCTAACATACCTTGATCACGTAACTGTCGATTTGCGACCGTCGACGCGGACGGactctttcttctttctacaaccacaacctcaacctcgaaCATCAACCCCCCCGGAAACGCGCCCAGCATCATCAGGACCTCGCTGAACTCCCCTTTAGCCCCCCCAGCCCGCCTGATATCCGCTTCAGTTATCTCGCGCCCAGCATCGCTAATCCCGGCATCCTACACGTCGCGTCATGGACACCATCGACGGCGACAAGCCCAGGCCGCCAGTTGCGCCACCTGAGCCAATATCGCCAGCTCTGtcagcttctgctgctgcccccAAGTCCGCCCTGGCAAAGCCAgcagcatcaccaaccaCAGCACCCACTCCGGATTCTCCTCGCGCTGCTCCCGTCTCTGTCTCTGCCACAAGTCCAGCACCGGCTACAGACTCGGCGCCCGCCAAACctgcctcgacctcgacctcgacgacagGCCTAGGCTCGGCATCAGCTCCCCGGCCCGCGTCGACCTCTCCGGCGCCGCCATCACCGCACCCGGCCACCTCTACTTCAGCTCGCCCGGCTGCTCACGATAGCGCGCCATCGCCTGCGCCTGCATCTGCGCCCGCTCCCGCAACTGGCACCACGAACGGGAGAACGTCGCCcggtgctgctgttgctaaTCAATCATCTCGCATTGCTTCACCCAAGTAAGTCATCTTCTCTTAATTGTCAACTGATTGTTTGTGCCCTCTTGTCCGTTTTGCTTTTTTCCCCCATGTCATTTCGCTCGCACTTGCGATCGACCGTCGGTCGTGTTGCATTTGCTTGGCCATCTCTTCGCGTCCTCAGCCAGccagtgagtgagtgagcaAGTGAATGAGTGGCGTGGCTTTTGTCCAGGGTCATGGCCTAGTTGGCATGTCCCCATTTGTCAAGACCAGTAGGTTGTTGACCGCACCTGGCCTGACTTGTCTCGTCCATGCAACTCATGTTGTGGCCTAAAAGAGAAAGCCCGGTGACTGTGAATCACTGTCGGCGTCTCATCTGGTCTGTCAGCCAGGAAAATCTTGGTCGAGCAGAAGCCGTCAGTCAGTCGGTCAACAGTTGCCCAACGGGCTGA
This region includes:
- a CDS encoding Arrestin-C domain-containing protein, giving the protein MPPNIPLQQHNAIMSAPASVRVSGPPNSSFLVGYPGISATLPRIEGKVEIRPGQGYSMPVPISLVRICLQRRETIHPDADSLAKRHLGAPRRETTDLVGKEQLLFRCASGREAEKVIAMDLPFVLFIPYGRGGEESNRRIPPASLQLPSRTAETYYELVVTVQQGHSNQYKYSFPIPLLRYDTLSTFGMYNKPESKLVTNDNIVHLGINLPRWSYGPSDPITVYIKLSPNTDWLHKAKRVTIDKITLTIEEEITYNPEGDEPSKKVNKISRQVQVVKTKIPEAGYATNIGLNFPSKDLRDPDGIIKRGKPQFPLYEVTSFTTTSTLYKIEFYLSIKVNLSGARDVTLRQPIVICPLDQQACKEEMDAIEQAAKEASHVDPNNPMLPAQTIILANDRDSLRALGLCMVGGQKKPFIE